In Procambarus clarkii isolate CNS0578487 unplaced genomic scaffold, FALCON_Pclarkii_2.0 HiC_scaffold_283, whole genome shotgun sequence, the following are encoded in one genomic region:
- the LOC138361297 gene encoding uncharacterized protein, translated as MKRSPSCIRDVPLSRVRKRVGDLLHRSRLIIVAPETFNQGFRRRFRLAFPHAAASTSQQQQAPLPAASTSQQQQAPLPAASTSQQQQAPLPAASTSQQQQAPPAATSTSQQQQALPSAASTSQQQQAPLPAASTSQQQQAPLPAASTSQLQQALPSAASTSQQQQAPLPAASTSQQQQAPPPAASTSQQQQASLPAGSTSQQQQAPPLPARHPAFNK; from the coding sequence ATGAAACGGTCGCCCTCCTGCATAAGAGACGTGCCTTTATCTCGTGTGAGGAAGCGAGTTGGAGACCTGCTTCACCGCAGTCGTCTCATCATAGTTGCTCCAGAAACCTTCAACCAAGGATTCCgacgacgttttcgtctggctttTCCTCATGCTGCAGCCTCCacaagtcaacagcagcaggcacctcttcctgctgcctccacaagtcaacagcagcaggcacctcttcctgctgcctccacaagtcaacagcagcaggcacctcttcctgctgcctccacaagtcaacagcagcaggcaccTCCTGCTGCTACttccacaagtcaacagcagcaggcacTTCCTTCTGCTGCCTCCacaagtcaacagcagcaggcacctcttcctgctgcctccacaagtcaacagcagcaggcaccTCTTCCTGCTGCCTCCACAAGTCAACTGCAGCAGGCACTTCCTTCTGCTGCCTCCacaagtcaacagcagcaggcacctcttcctgctgcctccacaagtcaacagcagcaggcacctcctcctgctgcctccacaagtcaacagcagcaggcaTCTCTTCCTGCTGGCTCAacaagtcaacagcagcaggcaccTCCTCTTCCTGCTCGACATCCAGCGTTCAACAAGTAA